The following proteins are encoded in a genomic region of Odocoileus virginianus isolate 20LAN1187 ecotype Illinois chromosome 14, Ovbor_1.2, whole genome shotgun sequence:
- the LOC139038242 gene encoding immediate early response 3-interacting protein 1: MAFTLYSLLQAALLCVNAIAVLHEERFLKNIGWGTDQGIGGFGEEPGIKSQLMNLIRSVRTVMRVPLIIVNSIAIVLLLLFG; encoded by the coding sequence ATGGCCTTTACGTTGTACTCGCTGCTGCAGGCGGCCCTTCTCTGCGTTAATGCCATCGCCGTGCTTCACGAGGAGCGCTTCCTCAAGAACATTGGCTGGGGAACAGACCAGGGAATTGGAGGATTCGGAGAAGAGCCAGGAATTAAATCTCAGCTAATGAACCTTATTCGATCTGTAAGAACCGTGATGAGAGTGCCATTGATAATAGTAAACTCAATTGCAATTGTATTACTTTTACTATTTGGATGA